The Bradyrhizobium sp. WBAH42 genome includes a window with the following:
- a CDS encoding GFA family protein, translating to MSTITGGCHCGAIRYEVEGEAIVHALCHCRDCRLHAGAPVVGWTMYPDSAVKVTKGEPKVYRSSEHGRRHFCGDCGTGLFYVNTNMMPGIIDIQSATYDDPEAVPATMQIQVAERLRWMEHAHELPAFERYPPQP from the coding sequence ATGAGCACCATCACGGGCGGCTGTCACTGCGGCGCAATCCGTTACGAGGTCGAGGGCGAGGCAATCGTACACGCGCTTTGTCACTGCCGCGATTGCCGGCTTCATGCCGGGGCTCCGGTCGTCGGCTGGACGATGTACCCGGACAGCGCCGTCAAGGTGACCAAGGGCGAGCCGAAGGTTTACCGCTCCTCGGAACACGGGCGGCGGCACTTTTGCGGCGACTGCGGAACCGGACTGTTCTACGTCAATACCAACATGATGCCGGGGATTATCGACATCCAGAGCGCGACCTACGACGATCCCGAGGCCGTGCCTGCCACGATGCAGATCCAGGTCGCCGAGCGCCTGCGCTGGATGGAGCATGCGCACGAACTGCCGGCGTTCGAGCGCTATCCGCCACAACCATAG